CTGTGGCCAGGGCCCACAAGCTGGTGATCTTCTGAGGAGACCTGGAGGGAAGGTGATCGATGCCAAGCATGAGCCAGCCACCAAGCCTCTGGACGCTGACACCTGTGAAGACCCAGATTGTCCTGCCCGCTGGGTGGAGCAGGCCCGGGAGCCTCGAGTCTGGGGGAGAGAGCTGCATCACCTACGCCCCAACTCTCAGCTGTGGCTGGGGTTCcttgttggtgtgtgtgtgtgtgtgtgagacaggcTAGACAGGAAGTGTGGGGGCCACGTGCTCCCCTTGAGGCCTGGGCGAGTCCTCCCCAAGGGACCAGCCACCCTTGGGAAAGGACCTTCTGGGGGAAGTAGCTCACCTGTGACTGTGGGGGGCGGTCCTCTGGAGAGAGGGGTGCTGGACTGCTGAGGCCAGGCTGCCTGCTGCCCAGCCAGCTGTAGGCAGGGCTCCAGGTGGCCCTGAGGTAGAAAgagagcatctctctctctcccctacacAATCCCAGGCACCCATACAAATCcatgctgcccctccccctctgccaaCTCTCCAACAAAGCTGATTCCTGGTTCTCGGTCCTCACCCACTGCTCCTGCTTCTGTGGTCCCTGCCGGGGTCAGGACTCAGGACCTGGTTCCCAaagtctcttccctcccttcccaacatgcaggggttggtcatgtgacacTCTGGGTCTCCTCAGACTGGGTGATTGAACCCAGAGGTACAGATGGGGGCACCACAGGCCTGGACAGcgagggtggagtgggggcagggaggggctgatgCCTGTGTTGCTCCCTGGCGAGGTGCCCCATCGTTGGCAGGGCCACTGCTACCTCCGGGAGCTCTTTCCCACGAACACCATGTCCTCCCGGGTGGGTGCTCAGACCAAGGcgatgggggcagggagagcaggcgACATGGTGGAGGGGATCAGTTGGTGTGGatgcaggaaaggagaggaggctgGTAGACAACTTTGGTGTTGAAAATGGATATTCTGGGTGATGAAAAAGAGTTTCCATGCTTAAATCTGtgcccagctgccctgccccaAGTGAAGAACAGAGGACTCCATGGGATTTTTATTTCAAACTCATTTATTGAATCGACTTGGTTGTGACTCCCAGTTATCAAAGATACAGGAGGAGAAATCCGTGGCAGGAGCAGTGGAGGGTCGGTGGAGACAGGCTGGTGGGGAGGATGGGCTGTTCCCAGCCTCTCCTCTTCTTGTGGAGGGTGCAGTTTACAAAGTGTCCAGACGGTGTCCCATGGCTGGAAAGTGTGGTGCAGGTGAGTGGGGTGAGCTGGCTCTTGCACAGGTGCGGCCCTTGTGGCTCCAGGGAGGTGGACAGGCGATCAcgagcccaggccctgggcaaTGTGGGGCTGTGTGGGGAAGAGCCGGGGCCCACCATCTCTCCAATGCCCCTGGATAGATTTTCATTTGTAGGTTGACAGGGTGTTAGGCTGGGTGTTAGGCTAAGGAGACAGAGCTGTACAAGATGCTTTTCACGTGGGGACCCCCAAGAGATCAGGGGTAAGAAGCGGGTGACTTGACCAGGTTGTCTTGATTTCTGCAAAGGCAAGAGGTACCATGACACTGTGGTTTAGGGGGCAGGAGGGACAGCCCTTGCTGGGGGTGACCGGCTGTGGGACTCCAGGGCAGCAAGGCACCAGGGCGGGTGGTCAGGAAGTGGCGAGGGCTGTGGGGGTGCACTCAGCCCAGTCAGGGCAGGCGGTGGCAGGGGTATGTTAGAGCTGCTGTCCTTAGCTGGTCCCTCTGGACTCGCGGACGGGTCTCATTACCCCACCCTGGAGCTGCCTCCTGGTATAAGAGAAATGCTACTGTTTGAGGTCACTCATAGGAGAGTTGGGCAAACGTGTGCTTTTCACGGACAAGTAAAATGGTTTTTCCTGCTAATCCTGTGTTCGTGGTCCTTCATCCCGCAGCACACATGCCTGTACACAGGATCGGGCAGTTGGCAGGAGCGCAGGGCTGGGGCACGAGAGCATGGCCCGGCAGACAGGTCCAGTCTGCCCCGGCTTCGTGGAGCACTCACGGGCCCTTGGACTCAGGTTCCTGGAGAAAATGGGGTCTCAGAGAAGACTGGTCTGAGAGCCGATGACCAAAGTGTGACCAGACCGAGGCCCTTTGAGTCTCAACCCAGTGCGCCTTCATTACAGATTGAGCTGCAGGGTGACAGGAGCCTGAGCAGAGTGACGCAGAGGTGTGGCGGGTTCTGTGCCCCCCGCCCTGACTGCGCCCTGCACTTTCTCAAATGCAAAACTGAGATTTCAGCAGAGGGGCCAGCtgctcacccaccccaccctctgcagCGTTCAGTGACTCAGGAGTGGGTGGGAGTTAGTTATGCCTTTAAGAGGGGTTGTCGCCATCCCTTACTGCAGAGACAACTGGAAAACTCATTGGATGCATTCACTCAAAAAGCATAAGGCCATGGCTGAGTTATcagtgggaggagggagctggaCTTGGGGCTAGGGAGAGACAGCGACGAGCAGGCCCTTGCAGGGAGACAGGGGTGAGAGGAGGCCGTGGAGAGAGGGCAGCAAGCGGAATCCAATTGCTAAGTCACATCCCTCTTGTCCTCAGGAGTGAAGGCAGCTGtccctggtgggaggggtggtctGGCTCTCCTGTGTCACTATTGGGTGCCTGAGTAGAACAGCCCAGAGGGGCTTATGTGGCAGCCTCGTCCTGTACCAGCCACCTGAGTGCTGGGGGAGGTCGGTCCCCTCAATCGCCTTTTGCTCATGCTGGCTGGGGGTCAGATAGTTCTTTCTAGTGGCTGCGTCCGAGACCCTCCCCCTCTGCAGCTCCTGAAGCCTGTGTGCGGGTGGTGACAGGTGTGTGCGTGCACACCTGAGAACACACATATCCTCGCAGGACTGCAGCCATGCACATTGCTCAGTGTAGGGGACCGAGGCCCCGGAAGCCGTCAGCCAGACTGCTCTCACGAAGCTACTTGAACCCTGGCAACATAACTTGAAAAGGTTCTCAGCTAGGCAGCTGGTTCCCGTAGCAAAGCAAAAATTTGGGGGAGACGGAGTCAGACAGTCACTTTTTGGTGCATTCCCTGCTATTTCCTTATGCTTTTAAAGCCAAGTCAGTGTGCTCCAcaaaggaaggggcagagctgtgATGGGCCCAGGGATCCACATCTGTGTTTGAGCAGCTTTGGGCTCCGCAGTCTCTATGACaaccaaaaaatacaaaaggagaTTGCAAACTGGCTTTTGGGTTCGTATTAGCAAGCAAGTCCTGAAGAGGTCCCTTTAgcactctccccttccttctcaaaCTCTGCAGTATCCTAGTTGGCCCCTGGCCCCCTTTCTTCTTTCACCCCTTAAAGACTCTGGGGGCCTCCAGACCTCTGTAGAGCCTCCCCTCTTCCTGCAGCCTGGCAAAGCCGGGGCAGTGAGGGAAGCAAGAGAGGCTGGGGTGCTGGAGCCGGCCGGAGGAACGTCCCAATGGAAAAATGGCAAAGCTGCCAGCTCAATCTGTCGGGTGTGCCTCTGGGCCAGGggaccaggccctgccctggcccttaATGCACGTGCTGGCTTCAGTCCTGGTGAGCCTTCCCGTGCAGGGCAAGGAAAGCCAAGGTAACAGAGACAGTCCTTGTGGCATGCTGGAGGGGTGGGCTGCTGGCCCCAGGCCTCCTGCTGGGGTGTCAGCATTGGTGGgcgtgggggttgggagggagagggtTACACGTCTGTGCTAATAGCCCTTGGATTGGTGAAGGCCTCACGCCCAGAGCCCGGCCATGTCACCGGGTAACTCTGGGGTGCTGCCAGTTGGAGGGACGAGGGGCCCCCCTCCTTGTAGTACGTGGGAGCGAAGGACAGCCTCTCGCCTCCGCCCCCATTGGGCACCATGTTGGCTGTCCGTATGTAAAAGGGGGAGCTGTATGGGGAGCAGGTGGCGCAGTGGCGGGCTGCCACCCCGCACGGCTGGCCACAGGGCTCGCTGGTGAGAGGCACCAGGCTGCCTCTGCCGTCCAGGGCTTGGGAGCTGCAGGCATTGCAGGGAGGCACCCCAGGTGAGGTGGGCTGGTCAtggtcctcctcttcctcatctgcatcctcctctctgctcttctTGCAGCAGTAATACTGAGGGGAGAGTGCAGAGGGCCCCCTTTTAGTGGCACAGCACCCGCACCCGTTCCCCTGTCGATCAAACTCAGCACCAGAGGCCACGCTCCGTAAGTATGGATTCCCAGCCTTGCAagactttcccttttcctccccctgcTTCCCAGTGTACTCACTTGGCGGTGgctgggacaggcagggaggcacCTTTGACGGAAACCTCCCCCATTCCCTGGCTTTGGGCTTTGTCACCCGAAGTGGCCTGCAGTGTCTGTCCCCACAAGGGGGATGCGGGTTGCTGGTGGCTGCTGGTGGCAGCCCGGGACTGACCTGGAGCCTACAGTAGCACAGGACAGCGATGATGCAGAGGAGGATGACCGCTGCCAGGATTCCGCCCGTGATCACAACTGTTCCCGCTGTCATCCGCCCGATGCCCCATCCAACTCTGTGGAGAGAtgcggggctgggctggggcaggaggcccTGCTGGAGCGCTCCGCACCGCTGGAGGCTTGGGGGGGTCCCGGGCACTGAGACATCAGGGGGTGGCTGTGGCCAGGGCCAGCCTCCCACAGGGCTCACGGCAcagagaggatggagaggagGCAGGATGCTAACTGAAGGAGCAATTCTGCTTCCTGTTCCTGCCAGCTTCAAGGcttcttactctctttctcctttaatgctcttctccctgcctgtccccccTCATCACACCCTGCTTACACTGTACCCCTTCCACCACCCTGTGGTtccaagacacacacaaaaatggcttCCGCTTGTAGACAGCTTACCCTGTGTGAGGCTTCACCCTAAGCAGGCCCCAGGTTATTTCAGTTAATCCTCTGAATAACCACTGGGCTGGTTCTTAATCACCCCCATTTCACACGAGCTGAATGAACCTCTGATTGATTTGGCCAAGATCCCACCCAGCCTGATTCACCCCGACGCAGTGCCCTCGGTCAGTGCCCTCCAGTGTGCAAACACCAGGGTCCCTGACCTTGACCCAGGTGGGAGACAGGGTCTGATCTAGTTCTGCCCTGGCTCAAATCTGCACTcctttgggggagggtggggtttctcctctctttccaaCTCTTGTGGAAAAGGAGGGCCAGGTGAGCCCAGAGGAAGCAGGAAGGTGGCATTCCGGCTACGGGAGGGCTGTGCGGGTCTGGGGAGCCATGCCCTGGCTAACGTGGGTTCACGGGACAGAGGGAGGCCTGACCTCAGGCTGACTCCCCTTTCCAGCCACTGAATGGGCTCTTTCAGTGGCCCCGGCTCATGGGGACCAGGGATGGGGATGCCAACAGAGCATGAGGAGGGCGGGAGGAGCCTTGGCATCTTGAGGATGGAAGAAAGGCTGTGAGCACTTATGTTCAGCAGGGAAATGGTGACTTGCAAGACAagagaaggggtggagacttTGGGAGATGGGTGGACCCACATGTCCCATTGGTCCCTGAGCTCCACCTCACCTCATCGTGCTTCCTGCACTGCGTGCTCTATCAGCAATAAGCCTACAAGTCCCTGAGCTGGGGCTCTGGCTCTCTCTCCGGCTGCTagtgggcaggcaggcagctcaAACTCAGGCAAAGTCATTGCCTGCACTCCACACgggctcccccacctccagcctctgtTAGTGGTTCCGTCTGAGCTGCTGTGAAGGGTTTTGCAGGTTGTTCGTTACTTAAAGGGCAAGTGGGCGCGGGACCACCAGCTGCACTCTGCTCACAGAGCCACACAACCTGCTGTGTTCACCTGGCAGAAGGGGcaccttttcttcccccaaagacACCATCTGCTCCTCACCGTGTGCTCCTAGAGCACAGCATGCACCCCGGCCCTGCTCCTAATGCACTCGACCTGCTCACAGAGCGGGCTTCACACCACAGCCTGGGCAGCACCCAGGGGCAGGTTACAAATGCAGCATCTCAGGCCCCCACCACAGGCCTAaggagtcagaatctgcattttagcaagGTCCCAGATGATTAGTTTAGCAAGGTCACCCAGATGACAAGGCCACAGGATGTTCCCCTAATTGCCCAGGCATTCAAATCCTCAAATTCTTCTTTGGCTCCCCCAGCCTTCTGTTCCCCATGCATCAGTGAAGACACTTTGTGTGTCATGCCTGCCCTGGTGCAACAGCTTCCCAGTTGACCTCACTGGTTTGTCTCTgagcaccaccccccacccactaTTTAGCCCCTCATTGTCCCCaacacccctctcctcctccagagCCTTCCTGGTATCACACTGCAGGCAGGACACGTTGATCTGGGCACGAACTTGTAGAGCAAACATGGAAAGCTTTGCCCCGCCCCACTCCGCTGCAAGCTCACCACTGGTCATGTACCCCCTCCTCACCCTCCGTTGCCCCCCCCACAATGAATCCTCTGCCCCTCAGGTAGGCCCTGTTCTCAAGGAGCTTATGGCCTCATGATGCAAAGACACTTAACACACCTGAGATCTGGTGCAGGACACATAACCGGAGACACACAGACCAGCGAGGACGTTATGCTGGAGCAGAGTCCTAAAAGCTGAGTAGGAGCCTGTCCAGTAGACATGGTGCACAGGGCAGGAGTGTGAAAGGACATGGGGGTCCAGGACCCGTAAGGGATTTAGAAAGGCCCAGACAGGGCAAGGGAGGGATGAAGCTGGAGAGGCTGCAAGCCAGGCAAGGGGTTTAGCTCTCTTAGAGATGATCGGGGCTCTGGaagggcttttatttttcaaagattttatgtatttatttttacagaaaggagaagggagggagaaagagagggagagaaacatctgtgtggttGCCACTGGttctcccccaactggggatctggcctgcaagccaggcatgtgcccctgactgggaatcgaaccggctaccctttggttcgcaggctggcactcaatccactgagccaccccagccagggctggaaggactTGTAGGagagtctgtctctctctctctccggcTCCTCCTGCAATGCCTTTCCCTGTGCCACTTTTCCAACCCTGGCTCGGGAGGACGCTTGTCAACACTCACGTGTGAACATCTTGACTCTTCCACTAAACGTTGAGTCCTCTGGGATTAGGAGCTTTGTTTTTTACTCATCTCCCTGCTGCACTatacacagtgcctggcacacagccgGTACTTAATAAAAGTTTGGCAATAATCTCCGGGTACACTATTGCTTCCACAGACCTGGAGGTTATGACTCTGAcccaccaccagggggcagcaagTTGCACTCTCAGCTCACATCCTTTCTGCAGACTTGCGCATCCTGGTTGAAGACCAGATTTTGCCAGGTACATGAGAGACCATCCTTCAGGGGTTTGCTGAACTTTTGGTGTGGGATAAAGCGCAGCCTTGGGAGAATTTATGTACTTTCACTAAAACACGACTCTACCTTCCCCTGCACCCCGATGAGAAGCCCATGGAGTGACCGGaagtgggggaggcagcagggaccCGCTCTGGTGGAAGTCCTGGCCTGGTCCTGTGGGCTGTGCCCAGCCAGTTTAGGAAACGGGGAATTATGAAGACATGTGAGAACCATGCTCTCCCCCTTTCTGCCCTCCATGCCTGGCCTCTCCTCTTTCGGCACCTTGGAGGCTGTAGAGCAGAAATAGCCTGGAAATGGCAgggagtgggatggggtggggcagggagggcaggcagtCATGGGTCTGGAGGCCCATTTGAGGCCCAATCGTACCATGCTTACCAGCCACCCAAGCTTGGAAACTGACCACCTTTCTCACGTGTAAGAGAGGTTAACTAGAAACCCAGTTTACAGGTACAACTGTGAGCAAAAGTGAGACTCACTCATGCAAGGGCCCCTTGTAAACTGAGAGATCCTTCAAACACAGTTGTTTGAGAGGGAAAAAGGCAGATCCAGACATTCTGTGGCTGCTTAAGTCTGGCCTTACGGCCAGAAACCaagaaggtgggaggagaggcaTGCAGCGAGCTAGCCAGGCCCCGCCCGTGCCCCTGAGGGCCCAGAGCTAAGGGCACAGTTTAGCCTTGGAATCCCCACATCCTACGTGGCTCTCCAGTACTTCATGTGGGCTCATTTTCTCACTGCAATGAGATGCAGGTAACAGTAACTCAGTGCACGTAAACATAACCCTACAGTTTACAATATGCTTTCATTTGAACCCCCTCCTACAATGGGCCCTCTCTAAGGTGGCCCCACGTGAGCCCTGGCAGTCAGGCCTGtgtactccccttccctccccttgggGAAGATGTGGCCTGGGACCTGCGTCCATCCACCAGAACACAGCGAAGGTGAGGGGATGTTGCTGCTGTGAATAGGTTATAGAAGAGtctggcttctctcttgctggcccactttttcctttgctggTCGATGCAGCAAGTTGCCATGTTGGGGAGGCCCATGTGACAAGGAACTGAAGGTGGCCTCTGTCCTTCAGTCCGCAGGACAGCAGGAGTGGAGCCCCTCAATCCAGTGGCCCAAAAGGAACTGAACAATCACATAAGTGAGAGTGGACATGGATTCTTCCCCAGTGGAGCTTTCAAATGAAAATGCAACCCTGGGGGACACCCTGAATGCAGCCTCATGTCAGAGCCTGTAGTGGTGGACCCAGCTGGCCACGCCTGGTGTCCCGACCCACAGGAACCGTGAGACCATCAGTGTGTGTTGTTTGAAGCTGCTCGGTTTCTGGTAGTTTGTTATGTAGCAAAAGAGAACTAACACCTTCTTTGAACTGTACAAAAACCCCACACACGGAAGGGGGAAGCCCGACCATTAAGTGGCTTGCCTGGTCCTGCACAGCAGGAGTCTGAGTTAGGACCCAGGGACCAGTGCCGTGGAGTTTCCGTCACACCAGCCTCCTCCTGAGTAGTTTCCCCAGGACAGGAGAAAGAGGCCCCATGAGCCCTCCCGGGGCCGAGCAGACCTGGACAGAATGGATTCAGTGGTGGCCAACTCAGGGACTGATGATAGCCAAAGAGGACAAACCTGCAGCCAGCTAAACACTCCCAGTGCCTGCCCTCTGTGACCAGGACTCTCTGgagctctctccccacccacccccctcaccTTCTTTTGTCAGGAGAGGGGTTGGCCTGAGCCTCAAACTTACTTACGTGAAACAGCTGGGGCAGCGATGACTCAGTCACACAGGCAGAGCCTGAGCAGACAGCAGTTGCGGGTGCGTCATGGCCCAAGGGCATCAGTCCCTGCtggagaagagagggggaggttgGTGAGAACTGGAGGGGAGGCCGAGAGGACAGACAGGCTCACACTGGCATCAGGTGGTGACCCCACGCCTCTGGAGCAGACATCCCCAAAAGGGCTTCTTTCTTGACCTCCACAGCTGCCTGGGTTTCTGAGGTCCCCTGCCTAAGAACCCAAGGACAGACTCTGAGGCCTCAGCCTGTCTCATCCTAGTTCCCTTCTCTCAGTGCCACTGTGCAGAGCCCTCTGCCCAGAGCAGCAGTAGGGTACTGGGCAAGAGCTGCCTCTGTTCTGGAAAGGGAGGCacagtgggggaagggagccGACTGCCTCTCTCATGTTCCGCTGGAGAATTCTGACCCTTTCCCTGGTGACGTGCCCTTGTTACCTGAACAGCTGGCACCTCTCTCAGTGGCCCTGCACCCTCCTTCCcattcccttccctgctctccctggGCCTATCCGTTCCCAGTGCCCCACCCTACACTCTCATTCCCCATTCCCCCATACCCCAACTCCCCTCAGGCCAGCATGGCCACTAGATGGTGGTTGAACAAGTTTGACAAGATCATTATGGGATGGCAAGATCATCCTGCCGACCTGCTCCTGGTGATGGGGAGGCAGGACCCAACCGAAACATGTAGAAACCCGGTGTGGGTTAATTACTGGGGGTCCCTTCAGACCAAAATCCTTTAAATATGCAGTCAACATTATTGAGGCGAGTGTGAGCCTTACACTGGGACTGGGGAGTCAGGAGTGGAGGGGTACCCTCTGGTGCTGACGCTCCCCCTGCTCATCGTCCTAAGGAGGGCAGGCCCCACTGAGCAAGTGTCTGATAGGGGAAGGAGCCCAACCATTAACAGGATCGGCAGAGCCACCTTCTGTGGGGACAGACAGCAGCATGCCCCAAGGGCTGGTGGTCCTGTGAGTTCAACAGGTCTGAGGAGCAGCGCCTTTGTCTCCCAAATTTTTCAAACAACCATAAGAGGTCTTCCATGAGATGTTCATCACTGTGTTTATGTGGGCGGGCAGGGGATTGAAAGCAAGCTCAGTGACCCtcactgggagggaggaggtaaaACCAGGGAGGCGCTCACCTCGGAGGAGAACACAACTGTTGAAAGCAACAAACCAGATGGACCACAGCAACACAGAAAAACAAGCATAACCTTAGCCCAgagctaagtgaaaaaaaaaaaaacaaacagcaacgacaacaacaaaatagaatGAGAGGTAGAATACCGCTTACATAAACTTAAGATATAAGCATacatccctggctggtatagctcagtggattgagtgtgggctgcgaaccaaagggtcaccagtttgattcccaatcagggcacatgcctgggttgtgggccaggtccccagtagagggtgtatgagaggcaaccacacattgatgtttctctccttctctttttccctcccttcccccctctctaaaaataaataaataaaatcttaaaaaatatataagcatacaGATCAATTCATATTTTCAAGAACACATaccaaaactaaaaccaaacaaaaccccaagctcataggtacagagaatagaTTTTTGGTTGCCGGAGGCagggagcgggggtgggagaaataACTGAAGGGGCACTAAAGGTACAGACTTCCGTGTATAAGTAAGTCATGGGGAAGTAatgtatatgaggggggaccgaaaaaaaccctgaatttatttataaagcattgtgtatttattcttacatgtttaaacttcagtcacctacaaagtactctccattcgatgcaatacacctatcgggACATTTTTTCTACCACTCAAAACAGTCCTCGAACTCATCTATTTTAGTGCATTTTAGTTCTTCTGAtgttttctgtttcacctcttccacatcagaaaatgtttccctttgaggactttttccatccgggggaacaaaaaaaaagtcgcttgggcaagatcaggtgaatagggagggcagggagtgggggagtcatgccatttttggtcaaaaactgctgaacactcagcacagtgtgggcaggtgcacttgtaaatcacccatcatgaaacgggcaaacatgttgaaagagtcttcaaaaaacattcactgaagaacagaggcagcctctcacaacaattccagctggtacactgatgcagataggttcctagaaccCTCATCTAGCGGAGGAAGCCTGTACGACAAGGGGCCCGCCATCTGGAAGATTATTCctatttttggggggtcccccctcatagcATGGCGAccacagttaataatactgtattgcatatttgaaagttgctaagagagatctTGAAAGgtctcatcacaagaaaagtaaatttttttgtaACTATGTAAGATGCCAGACATGAACTAGACTTACCATGGTGACCACTTCACAAAGCAGACACATAGCAAATCTACATGTttcacacctgaaactaacaatgTTATGTGCCCATTGTCCCTCagtaaataaagcaaaacaaagacaaagaccaAAAAGTGGATACGCATTAACTGTGTTAGAAAGGCTGACCATGAAAGGaggagaatgagaatgagaacaaagagaaaaaataaataaaacaagagaggGGACTTGCACAGACTAACGGTGATAACGTGGAACATTGGAGATGCAGCCCTGAGAAGTACAATTAACTCGACCTTCTGCATCTGAGTGTGGCCACTCTACCCTGAATGTCCCGGCTCCACTCCCTGTCCCCAGGGAACTGCCTCTCGGCCACTCTCTAGATGCAGGAGTGTGTCCCCATGGAAGGACAGACCGGGGGAAGAGCTGTTATATGCTACCCACT
The sequence above is drawn from the Desmodus rotundus isolate HL8 chromosome 12, HLdesRot8A.1, whole genome shotgun sequence genome and encodes:
- the LOC112297343 gene encoding protein FAM163A; protein product: MTAGTVVITGGILAAVILLCIIAVLCYCRLQYYCCKKSREEDADEEEEDHDQPTSPGVPPCNACSSQALDGRGSLVPLTSEPCGQPCGVAARHCATCSPYSSPFYIRTANMVPNGGGGERLSFAPTYYKEGGPSSLQLAAPQSYPVTWPGSGREAFTNPRAISTDV